The proteins below come from a single Sphaerochaeta sp. genomic window:
- a CDS encoding glycerophosphodiester phosphodiesterase, translating to MRITPDHFLLFGHRGCPNEHPENTLPSFQACIDHHIPGVELDVHLTRDGNLVVAHDFSLARTAHTELLIEEQDLSTLQKVNVGAYQDRQERIPLLDEVLELGKGKLYFDIEIKDNSLRGRGLEPLLWKAIQTHGMVDSVLVSSFNPLSVRRFNHASKGKLDTAVIYSSEKGIPKIIRNGRCRHVARATYLKPDWRYARPCHRYPMVAWTVDDRSSLQAMLSLGVRGIISNDAPGILQILREEGSGYRGNL from the coding sequence ATGCGGATCACGCCTGATCATTTTCTGCTGTTCGGACACCGGGGATGTCCGAACGAGCATCCGGAAAACACGCTGCCGTCGTTCCAGGCGTGCATCGACCACCACATCCCCGGCGTCGAACTGGACGTACACCTGACCCGGGATGGAAACCTGGTCGTCGCCCATGATTTCTCCCTCGCCCGCACCGCGCATACCGAGCTGCTCATCGAGGAACAGGATCTTTCCACCCTGCAGAAGGTGAATGTCGGCGCCTACCAGGACCGGCAGGAACGCATTCCCCTGTTGGATGAGGTGCTGGAACTGGGAAAAGGCAAGCTGTACTTCGACATCGAGATCAAGGACAACAGCCTGCGTGGCCGGGGTCTGGAACCCCTGCTCTGGAAAGCCATCCAGACCCATGGCATGGTCGATTCCGTCCTGGTCAGTTCGTTCAACCCGCTGTCCGTCCGGCGTTTCAACCACGCGTCAAAAGGCAAGTTGGATACCGCGGTGATCTACAGCTCAGAAAAAGGGATCCCCAAGATCATCCGGAACGGAAGATGCCGCCACGTCGCCCGGGCAACCTACCTGAAGCCGGACTGGCGTTACGCACGCCCGTGCCATCGCTATCCGATGGTCGCGTGGACGGTGGATGACCGTTCTTCCCTCCAGGCGATGCTTTCGCTGGGCGTCCGGGGAATCATCTCCAACGACGCCCCTGGCATCCTACAGATACTCAGAGAAGAAGGAAGCGGCTACCGCGGCAATCTGTGA
- the nfo gene encoding deoxyribonuclease IV, with product MVYIGCHTHIAGGLENAAIQAHDLGANAFALFTKNQRQWTVPPLTEGQITAFRSTVEQLGFSPKAILPHDSYLINLGSPVEEKLRSAQAAFLEEMRRCDALHLEKLNFHPGSHLNQISVDQCLRLVAQSIDLAIEQVPTVMPVIETTAGQGTNVGSTFQEIRDIIGYSNHPEAIGVCIDTCHIFAAGYDIRTRETYEKTFETFGAVIGFPRLAGMHLNDAISAFGSHVDRHASIGEGAIGKEPFSWIVQDPRFQDIPLILETPDETKWKEEIALLFSACHADHA from the coding sequence ATGGTATACATCGGTTGTCACACCCACATCGCGGGAGGGTTGGAGAACGCCGCCATCCAGGCGCATGATCTGGGGGCCAATGCGTTCGCCCTGTTCACCAAGAACCAACGGCAGTGGACCGTCCCCCCGCTTACGGAAGGGCAGATCACCGCGTTCCGTTCCACCGTGGAGCAATTGGGTTTCTCTCCCAAGGCGATCCTCCCCCACGACAGCTATCTGATCAACCTGGGCAGTCCGGTGGAAGAGAAACTGCGTTCCGCCCAAGCGGCGTTCCTTGAAGAGATGCGCCGGTGCGACGCCCTGCATCTGGAAAAGCTGAACTTCCATCCGGGTTCCCATCTGAACCAGATCAGCGTGGACCAGTGTCTCCGCCTGGTCGCCCAGTCCATCGATCTTGCCATCGAGCAGGTCCCGACCGTCATGCCGGTCATCGAGACGACGGCGGGGCAAGGCACCAACGTCGGATCGACGTTCCAGGAGATCCGGGACATCATCGGATACAGCAACCACCCTGAGGCGATCGGCGTGTGCATCGACACCTGCCACATTTTCGCAGCGGGATATGATATCCGAACCAGGGAAACGTACGAGAAAACGTTTGAGACATTCGGAGCGGTCATCGGGTTTCCCCGCCTTGCCGGCATGCATCTGAATGACGCGATAAGCGCCTTCGGCAGCCATGTGGACCGCCATGCAAGCATCGGGGAAGGAGCCATCGGAAAGGAACCGTTTTCCTGGATCGTCCAGGATCCCCGTTTCCAGGACATCCCGTTGATCCTGGAAACCCCGGATGAAACAAAATGGAAAGAAGAGATCGCCCTGCTCTTCTCCGCCTGCCATGCGGATCACGCCTGA
- a CDS encoding insulinase family protein, which yields MSDQQFKEGDSVSQFTLRQVCDLPDYQAKGYLFVHDVTGMEVCFVENQDSEQFFSYIVRTIPTDDTGVPHILEHSTLSGSRKYPVHDPFMDLEKGSTNTYLNAMTYPDKTIYLAASPLSKDFSNLFSVYTDAVFHPLLRKEAFQQEGIRLVKDAKGVRWEGVVFSEMLGSAADHDEVLARQVIKALYPDDCYRFDSGGNPCSIIHLTYQGYLDFYRSHYHPSNCRLLVYGDNDIPALLSFLQDGYLKDYQRGVTLPPVSLDPAWHGASKVVPGPLEGKGKENGASILVAWRTTDASDPLEVTTLDTLSDLLLDDPSCPLYKALLESGLGEDISPESGMVADFPQMPFMAGFKGIKPGKEDEVVELVDRTLRSIVKEGIGEEAIQGRMKRSRFKQQEIAGSVPQGLRIMDRAMAGWMNGKGPFSTMQVGPALDALDAQLAKDPRYFEHWIERNLLDNPRRVVISLYPDEAYLKHQQEYLAQQAEKAVTADATLDEESRHFLEYENTPDGEEAHRSVPRLSIADLPVDIKPNRYETHLCLDRPVYTMQQFCNGIVYLSIAVLVDDLPDEEFRYLSLYTRLLLETGVGKLNDREAALTMKRLFGGVAILVDSDSDMQDHQSHATVTVRLKMLKKDLPEALAFATDLWLSAHVTDKARIHVALGDLKGDYRDSVTYGASSFASLYASAPFTQAGWESEEVGGVSQWEFLTGLKHLDAVSAMMGRLQEKLASRSRMVFHLTGDDPVSLLPSMERFIGSFPDRQVPAVRRTQPLIAPDEVRYRAFSLPSNVSYCALVHRSDPLSSPLQVAEMVLGQIMTTNDLWSSVRMKGGAYGVDARTNLSDQLFQFITYRDPRISGSFQDYRTVLQRYAAEEPSQEEIENAKISLIGLELKPLGPSQAATISFKRILMRYDDVMREARRRQLLSVDGAMLRQAAESLLAKLDAERSLVVFTSRKMLQKDGAFPAQLTSLPL from the coding sequence ATGAGTGACCAGCAGTTCAAAGAAGGGGATTCGGTTTCCCAGTTCACGTTGCGTCAGGTGTGCGACCTTCCCGATTACCAGGCGAAGGGATACCTGTTCGTCCATGATGTCACCGGTATGGAAGTCTGCTTTGTGGAGAACCAGGATTCCGAGCAGTTCTTCAGCTACATCGTCCGGACCATCCCCACCGATGACACCGGAGTGCCCCACATTCTGGAACACAGCACGCTTTCCGGAAGCAGGAAGTACCCGGTGCATGATCCATTCATGGATTTGGAGAAAGGGTCGACCAACACCTATCTCAACGCGATGACCTATCCGGACAAGACGATCTATCTTGCCGCCTCCCCGCTCTCCAAGGATTTCTCCAACCTGTTTTCCGTGTACACCGACGCGGTGTTCCACCCGTTGCTTCGCAAGGAAGCGTTCCAGCAGGAGGGGATCCGTCTGGTCAAGGATGCCAAAGGCGTCCGCTGGGAAGGGGTGGTGTTCAGCGAGATGCTGGGCTCGGCAGCCGATCATGACGAGGTGCTTGCCCGTCAGGTGATCAAAGCGCTGTATCCGGATGACTGCTATCGCTTTGATTCCGGCGGGAACCCCTGTTCCATCATTCATCTGACCTACCAGGGGTATCTGGATTTTTATCGTTCCCATTACCATCCTTCCAACTGCCGGCTTTTGGTCTACGGGGACAATGATATTCCCGCCCTGTTGTCCTTCCTGCAGGACGGTTATCTGAAAGACTACCAACGGGGGGTGACGCTTCCTCCGGTTTCCTTGGATCCCGCCTGGCATGGCGCGAGCAAGGTCGTTCCCGGACCATTGGAAGGGAAAGGCAAGGAGAACGGCGCGTCGATCCTTGTGGCGTGGCGGACGACCGACGCGTCCGATCCCTTGGAAGTGACCACCTTGGACACGCTCTCCGACCTGCTTCTGGATGATCCCAGTTGCCCGTTGTACAAAGCGTTGCTGGAATCCGGATTGGGGGAGGACATCTCCCCGGAGTCCGGCATGGTGGCCGATTTTCCCCAGATGCCGTTCATGGCCGGCTTCAAGGGCATCAAACCGGGAAAGGAAGACGAAGTGGTGGAGCTGGTGGACCGGACGCTCCGCTCCATCGTCAAGGAAGGAATCGGGGAGGAAGCCATCCAAGGCAGGATGAAGCGTTCCCGCTTCAAACAGCAGGAGATCGCGGGCTCCGTTCCCCAGGGACTGAGGATCATGGACCGCGCCATGGCAGGCTGGATGAACGGCAAAGGTCCGTTCTCCACCATGCAGGTGGGGCCGGCGTTGGACGCGTTGGATGCGCAATTGGCAAAAGATCCCCGGTATTTTGAGCATTGGATCGAACGAAACCTGCTGGACAATCCCCGACGGGTCGTCATCTCGCTGTACCCTGATGAAGCGTACCTGAAGCACCAGCAGGAGTATCTTGCCCAACAGGCGGAGAAAGCGGTGACGGCCGACGCCACGTTGGACGAGGAAAGCCGCCATTTTCTGGAATACGAGAATACGCCGGATGGTGAAGAAGCCCACAGGAGCGTTCCCCGTCTGTCCATCGCCGACCTGCCGGTGGACATCAAACCCAACCGGTATGAGACCCACCTCTGTCTGGATCGGCCGGTGTATACGATGCAGCAGTTCTGCAACGGCATCGTCTACCTCTCCATCGCCGTCCTGGTGGACGACCTGCCCGACGAGGAGTTCCGGTATCTTTCCCTGTACACACGGCTGTTGCTGGAGACCGGGGTGGGGAAACTGAATGACCGAGAGGCGGCGCTGACGATGAAACGGCTGTTTGGGGGCGTGGCCATTCTGGTGGACAGTGACAGCGACATGCAGGACCATCAGTCTCATGCCACGGTGACGGTCCGGCTGAAGATGCTGAAGAAGGATCTGCCTGAGGCGTTGGCGTTCGCCACCGACCTGTGGCTTTCCGCCCATGTCACCGACAAGGCGCGGATCCATGTGGCGTTGGGGGATCTGAAAGGGGACTACCGTGACAGCGTCACCTATGGGGCGAGCAGTTTCGCCAGCCTGTACGCGTCCGCTCCGTTCACCCAGGCAGGGTGGGAGAGCGAGGAGGTGGGTGGCGTGAGCCAGTGGGAGTTCCTCACCGGCCTGAAACACTTGGATGCCGTCTCCGCCATGATGGGCAGGCTCCAGGAGAAACTTGCATCCCGCAGCAGGATGGTCTTCCACCTCACCGGGGATGACCCCGTGTCATTGCTTCCCTCCATGGAGCGGTTCATTGGTTCCTTTCCGGACAGGCAGGTGCCGGCAGTCCGTCGCACCCAGCCGTTGATCGCTCCGGATGAAGTGCGGTACCGGGCGTTCTCGCTTCCCAGCAACGTCAGCTACTGCGCCCTGGTGCATCGCAGTGATCCCCTCTCCAGCCCGCTCCAGGTTGCCGAAATGGTGCTGGGGCAGATCATGACGACCAATGACCTGTGGAGCAGCGTCCGTATGAAAGGCGGGGCGTACGGGGTGGATGCCCGTACCAATCTGTCCGACCAGCTGTTCCAGTTCATCACCTACCGGGATCCCCGCATCAGCGGCAGTTTCCAGGATTACCGGACGGTGTTGCAACGGTATGCGGCAGAGGAGCCTTCCCAGGAAGAGATCGAGAACGCCAAGATTTCGTTGATCGGCCTGGAACTCAAGCCGCTGGGCCCCAGTCAGGCGGCGACGATTTCATTCAAGCGGATTTTGATGCGGTACGATGACGTGATGCGCGAGGCGCGGCGAAGACAGTTGCTTTCCGTGGACGGCGCGATGCTTCGTCAGGCGGCGGAAAGCCTGCTGGCGAAGTTGGACGCCGAGCGGAGTCTGGTGGTGTTCACCTCCCGCAAGATGCTGCAGAAGGATGGCGCGTTCCCCGCTCAGCTGACGTCGCTTCCGTTGTAA
- a CDS encoding 4Fe-4S binding protein: protein MMHHSLTIDQDVCWGCTHCMKQCPTQAIRIHDGHAHVLSGLCINCGQCLHACPHGAIRIEQTPFGEVTRYARRVAIVPAIFFAQFPDTYTIPHICQAIRQLGFTDLYLAESGVDVLNQLSPRIIPKTGLTISNYCPAVMKLIQMRYPLLLEDLTLRRPPSQIMAMFARAEILAEGVDAQTIGVFYFTPCAAKIAQIKTTGSDESRLFQGAINMDTAYNKVREYLSSHKTPDPSLPDGFTFPGCTASALLWSTVKGECIGVTERAMAVDEMHNVIDFLEQLEEDENTNLNFLELDACAEGCAGGVLTVRNRFLANERLRHWAQSLPSELDDALQERIDQYQDIIRNDMEMERPIPSEALVWDTDTSKAIHKMENSRMIANALPGIDCGLCGAPTCRTLAEDIARSEASIRQCVVLKLKDPKLMNQLSKIWGDRSLGKGLYNGSDVS from the coding sequence ATGATGCATCATAGTCTGACCATCGACCAGGATGTGTGTTGGGGATGCACCCACTGCATGAAGCAGTGCCCCACCCAAGCCATCAGGATCCATGACGGCCATGCCCACGTGCTCTCCGGACTGTGCATCAACTGCGGGCAATGCCTGCACGCCTGCCCCCATGGGGCGATCCGCATCGAACAGACACCGTTCGGAGAGGTCACCCGCTACGCGCGCCGGGTGGCCATCGTCCCGGCCATCTTCTTCGCCCAGTTTCCCGACACGTACACCATCCCCCATATCTGCCAGGCGATCCGACAACTGGGATTCACCGACCTGTACCTGGCCGAAAGCGGCGTGGATGTCCTGAACCAGCTCTCTCCCCGGATCATCCCCAAAACAGGACTGACCATCAGCAACTACTGTCCGGCGGTGATGAAACTGATCCAGATGCGCTATCCCCTGTTGCTTGAGGATCTGACCCTTCGCAGGCCCCCGTCGCAGATCATGGCGATGTTCGCCCGTGCCGAGATCCTTGCCGAAGGTGTGGACGCCCAGACCATCGGGGTATTTTATTTCACCCCCTGCGCGGCGAAAATCGCCCAGATCAAGACCACCGGCAGCGATGAAAGCAGACTGTTCCAAGGAGCCATCAACATGGATACGGCGTACAACAAGGTCAGGGAATACCTCTCTTCCCACAAGACCCCGGATCCTTCCCTTCCCGATGGCTTCACCTTCCCCGGATGCACGGCATCCGCACTGCTCTGGTCCACCGTCAAGGGGGAATGCATTGGCGTCACCGAGCGCGCCATGGCGGTGGATGAAATGCACAACGTCATCGACTTCCTGGAACAGCTGGAGGAAGACGAGAACACCAACCTGAATTTCCTGGAACTGGACGCCTGCGCCGAGGGATGCGCCGGCGGCGTGCTTACCGTACGCAACCGGTTCCTGGCCAACGAACGGCTCCGCCACTGGGCGCAAAGCCTGCCGTCCGAACTGGATGACGCGCTGCAGGAGCGGATCGACCAGTACCAGGACATCATCAGAAACGACATGGAGATGGAACGCCCCATCCCCTCGGAGGCACTGGTCTGGGACACCGACACGTCCAAGGCGATCCACAAGATGGAGAACTCCCGGATGATCGCGAACGCGCTTCCCGGCATCGACTGCGGACTGTGCGGCGCGCCGACCTGCAGGACGCTGGCCGAAGATATCGCCCGCAGCGAGGCATCCATCCGCCAGTGCGTCGTCCTGAAGCTCAAAGATCCCAAGTTGATGAACCAACTCTCCAAAATCTGGGGCGATCGTTCCTTGGGAAAAGGACTTTACAACGGAAGCGACGTCAGCTGA
- a CDS encoding ATP-binding protein has translation MHAEYAVPAKDFSVAGAAASAIKQILKKLGINPLVIKRIVVATFEAEVNVIAHSYGGKVVLDVDESGVTVQVIDTGPGIPDLNLAMQEGWSTASDEVRALGYGAGMGLPNIKKNADKLDIVTKAGDHTHITMFFKIA, from the coding sequence ATGCATGCGGAATATGCGGTACCGGCGAAAGACTTCTCCGTGGCAGGTGCGGCGGCAAGCGCCATCAAGCAGATCCTGAAGAAACTGGGCATCAACCCCCTGGTCATCAAACGGATCGTCGTCGCCACGTTCGAGGCGGAGGTGAATGTCATCGCCCACAGTTACGGGGGAAAGGTGGTGCTGGATGTGGATGAGTCCGGCGTGACGGTCCAGGTGATCGACACCGGACCGGGAATTCCGGACCTGAACCTCGCCATGCAGGAGGGATGGTCGACGGCAAGTGATGAAGTGAGGGCGTTGGGATACGGGGCTGGCATGGGGCTGCCCAACATCAAGAAGAACGCCGACAAGCTGGACATCGTCACCAAGGCGGGCGACCATACCCATATCACGATGTTCTTCAAGATTGCCTGA
- a CDS encoding DRTGG domain-containing protein encodes MKFREVIQVTGAKLVCGQSHLDQEVRLGFASDLMSDVLTLLEDDILLITGLSNNQSIRTAEMSDIANILLVRNKFPSQTMIAMANELDIALACTPYSAFKSSALLYNAGLKPVY; translated from the coding sequence ATGAAATTCCGTGAAGTCATCCAGGTTACCGGAGCGAAACTGGTGTGCGGACAGTCCCACCTTGACCAGGAGGTGCGGCTTGGGTTCGCCAGCGACCTGATGAGCGATGTGCTGACCCTTCTTGAGGACGACATCCTGCTCATCACCGGGTTGTCCAACAACCAGAGCATCCGCACGGCGGAAATGAGTGACATCGCCAACATTCTTCTGGTCAGGAACAAGTTCCCCAGCCAGACGATGATCGCGATGGCCAACGAGCTGGACATCGCACTTGCCTGCACCCCGTATTCGGCATTCAAGTCCAGCGCGCTTCTGTACAATGCGGGATTGAAGCCGGTGTATTGA
- a CDS encoding patatin-like phospholipase family protein, which translates to METVRDIGLVFAGGGAKGAYQIGVWKAIREFGLETYITAVSGTSIGAMNGCLYGYGSLEKANEMWGHISKDDILYFDKEALRTLREQIKVELPALRPGRQGEGKWLGPTRTQMSLFSRQRLEKMILTALTDPVLEHSPVKCYATCWGSRTQRPYTFLLNHLSRTDGVQILTATSAIPLVYTPVEMEGESFFDGGLGDNVPVRPLYERGYRNFIVVYLAQRDYVDKSAFPGAHFVEIVPSVSLGDFFSGTLNFDQEAIDGHERQGEADAVAIFSKYHNVGELFLGERGSQPLDTELKLKKYTKMLIGHAIKEIVKH; encoded by the coding sequence ATGGAAACGGTGCGGGATATCGGATTGGTGTTTGCCGGGGGTGGCGCCAAAGGCGCCTACCAGATCGGCGTATGGAAAGCAATCCGGGAATTCGGTCTGGAAACCTACATCACCGCGGTGAGCGGAACATCCATCGGCGCGATGAACGGATGTCTGTATGGCTATGGAAGCCTGGAAAAGGCGAACGAGATGTGGGGACATATCTCCAAGGACGACATCCTGTATTTCGACAAGGAAGCCCTCCGCACACTCCGGGAACAGATCAAAGTGGAACTCCCCGCGCTCAGGCCGGGCAGACAGGGTGAAGGGAAATGGCTTGGACCGACGAGAACGCAGATGAGCCTGTTCAGCCGACAGCGGCTGGAGAAGATGATCCTCACCGCCCTGACCGACCCCGTGCTGGAACACAGCCCGGTGAAGTGTTACGCCACCTGCTGGGGCAGCAGGACCCAACGGCCGTACACGTTTCTGCTGAACCATCTTTCCCGCACCGACGGCGTCCAGATCCTGACGGCCACCAGTGCCATCCCGCTGGTCTACACCCCGGTGGAAATGGAAGGGGAGAGTTTCTTCGATGGAGGCCTGGGGGACAACGTCCCCGTACGGCCGCTGTATGAGCGGGGCTACCGCAATTTCATCGTCGTCTATCTGGCGCAGCGGGACTACGTGGACAAATCGGCATTTCCCGGCGCCCACTTCGTCGAAATCGTTCCTTCGGTCAGTCTGGGGGATTTCTTCTCCGGGACGCTGAATTTCGACCAGGAAGCGATTGACGGGCACGAGCGCCAAGGAGAGGCGGATGCCGTTGCCATCTTCTCCAAATACCACAACGTCGGGGAACTGTTCCTCGGGGAGCGGGGATCCCAGCCACTGGACACGGAACTCAAGCTGAAGAAATACACCAAGATGTTGATCGGGCACGCCATCAAAGAGATCGTCAAGCACTGA
- the glpK gene encoding glycerol kinase GlpK produces MEYIGALDQGTTSTRFILFDQQGEIVASHQVEHRQIYPQPGWVEHDPYEIWANACTCISATLQSSGVPKSALRGIGITNQRETIIAWNPHNGNVYHNAIVWQDLRGSQIVKDVEKKVSVEWMQKKTGLRISPYFSASKIVWLLRNVPGLKVAAQKGEVVFGTVDSWLIWNLTGGKTLVTDVTNASRTMLMNIDTLGWDDELLDLFGVPRRALPQIVPSCGVVYGKTILDGPCMGEVPVCGTLGDQQAALFGQACFTEGMGKSTYGTGCFLLVNTGEKKVTSKMGLITTVAYQMAGQKPRYALEGSIAVAGSLVQWARDNLKIVSSPQELDQLAMSVPDCGGVYIVPAFSGLFAPYWRSDARGVIAGLTGYVTRAHLCRAILEATAFQVNDIFEAMEMDSGIKMRTLKVDGGLTNSTPLMEFQSNLLAIPVIRPKIVETTALGAAYAAGLSVGVFQDFTQLQKQWQEERRWEPKMDDANRQRKIRLWRKAVSRTLGWKSGDTP; encoded by the coding sequence ATGGAGTACATCGGCGCATTGGACCAAGGTACGACCAGTACCCGTTTCATCCTGTTCGACCAGCAAGGAGAGATTGTCGCAAGCCACCAGGTGGAGCATCGGCAGATCTATCCACAGCCGGGATGGGTGGAGCACGATCCCTACGAGATCTGGGCCAACGCCTGTACCTGCATTTCTGCCACGCTTCAGTCGTCCGGAGTGCCCAAAAGCGCCCTGCGGGGCATCGGCATCACCAACCAGCGGGAGACGATCATCGCTTGGAACCCCCACAACGGCAACGTCTATCACAACGCCATCGTCTGGCAGGACCTTCGTGGCAGCCAGATCGTCAAGGACGTGGAGAAAAAGGTGTCCGTCGAGTGGATGCAGAAAAAGACAGGGCTGCGCATCAGCCCGTATTTCTCCGCGTCCAAGATTGTCTGGCTTCTGAGGAATGTGCCGGGTCTCAAGGTGGCGGCCCAGAAAGGGGAGGTGGTGTTCGGTACGGTGGACAGCTGGTTGATCTGGAACCTCACCGGGGGAAAGACGTTGGTCACCGACGTGACCAACGCGTCCCGCACCATGCTGATGAACATTGATACGCTGGGTTGGGACGATGAACTGCTGGACCTGTTCGGCGTTCCCCGCCGTGCGCTTCCCCAGATCGTGCCTTCCTGCGGAGTGGTGTACGGAAAAACCATTCTGGACGGGCCCTGCATGGGGGAAGTGCCGGTATGCGGGACGTTGGGGGACCAGCAGGCCGCGTTGTTCGGACAGGCCTGCTTCACCGAAGGGATGGGCAAGAGCACCTATGGGACAGGGTGCTTCCTGTTGGTGAACACCGGGGAGAAGAAAGTCACCTCCAAGATGGGGTTGATCACCACCGTCGCCTATCAGATGGCGGGACAGAAACCCCGCTATGCGTTGGAAGGCTCCATCGCCGTGGCCGGTTCGCTGGTGCAGTGGGCCCGGGACAATCTGAAGATCGTCTCCTCCCCCCAGGAGTTGGACCAGCTTGCCATGTCCGTGCCGGATTGCGGCGGGGTGTACATCGTCCCGGCCTTCTCCGGTCTGTTCGCCCCGTACTGGCGCAGTGACGCCCGCGGTGTCATCGCCGGCCTTACCGGATATGTGACCCGTGCCCACCTGTGCCGGGCAATCCTGGAGGCTACGGCATTCCAGGTCAACGACATCTTCGAGGCGATGGAAATGGACAGCGGCATCAAGATGCGGACGCTGAAGGTGGATGGGGGGCTGACCAACAGTACTCCGTTGATGGAGTTCCAGTCCAACCTGTTGGCAATCCCTGTGATTCGTCCTAAGATAGTGGAAACTACGGCGCTGGGCGCTGCGTATGCCGCGGGCTTGTCCGTCGGGGTGTTCCAGGACTTCACCCAACTGCAGAAGCAATGGCAGGAAGAGCGGAGATGGGAACCGAAGATGGATGATGCGAACCGACAGCGGAAGATCCGGTTGTGGCGGAAAGCGGTGAGCCGGACGCTGGGCTGGAAGAGTGGAGACACACCGTAA
- the cdaA gene encoding diadenylate cyclase CdaA produces MGLTMSSPMDYVKMVLQVGFLAWVFYQFYEAVVQTKAQQIVRVIVTYAALYAVSYTLRLSVLTWVLRGVFIPLWVFICIIYQPEIRRAFSQLWSGHGRLFHLGGQTTTSDQLDSVLNACNVLVNKKRGALIVFPRRMGIKNIIDTGTRMDADISTSLILTVFDHDTPLHDGAMVIEDGRIVASGCYLPLSEQTDIRKSFGTRHRAALGLAEESDAVVIVVSEETGAISLAYNANLYYDMDDATIKRLVMALFSYHDITPDELQQEGGDDQAE; encoded by the coding sequence ATGGGTTTGACGATGAGTTCGCCGATGGACTACGTGAAGATGGTGCTCCAGGTGGGATTCCTGGCATGGGTCTTCTACCAGTTCTATGAGGCGGTGGTGCAGACGAAAGCGCAGCAGATCGTCCGGGTGATCGTAACGTATGCGGCGCTGTATGCCGTCAGTTACACGCTCCGGCTTTCCGTCCTGACATGGGTGTTGCGGGGCGTTTTCATTCCGTTGTGGGTGTTCATCTGCATTATCTACCAACCGGAAATCCGCCGTGCGTTCTCCCAGCTGTGGAGCGGGCACGGACGGCTTTTCCACCTTGGTGGCCAGACGACCACCAGCGACCAGCTGGACAGCGTGCTGAACGCCTGCAACGTGCTGGTCAACAAGAAACGAGGCGCGTTGATCGTCTTCCCCCGGAGAATGGGCATCAAGAACATCATTGATACCGGCACACGGATGGACGCGGATATCTCCACCTCTTTGATCCTCACCGTGTTTGACCATGACACGCCGCTTCATGACGGTGCCATGGTGATCGAGGATGGACGGATCGTCGCTTCCGGGTGTTATCTGCCCCTCTCCGAGCAGACGGACATCCGCAAGTCGTTCGGTACCCGGCACCGTGCCGCCTTGGGCTTGGCGGAGGAATCGGATGCCGTGGTGATCGTCGTCTCCGAGGAGACCGGCGCCATTTCCTTGGCGTACAACGCGAACCTGTACTACGACATGGATGATGCGACGATCAAACGGCTGGTGATGGCGCTGTTCAGCTATCATGACATCACGCCGGATGAACTGCAGCAGGAGGGTGGCGATGATCAGGCGGAATAA